The Heptranchias perlo isolate sHepPer1 chromosome 15, sHepPer1.hap1, whole genome shotgun sequence genome contains the following window.
ggggatgttcgctgatgattgcacagtgttcagttccattcacaacccctcagataatgaagcagtctgagccctcatgcagcacgacctggacaatatccaggcttgggctgatatgtggcaagtaacattcgtgccagacaagtgccaggcaatgaccatctccaacaagagagtgtctaaccacctccccttgacattcaacggcattaccatcgccgaatcccccaccatcaacatcctgggggtcaccattgaccagaaacttaactggaccagccatataattgctgtggctacaagagcaggtcagaggctgggtattctggggcgagtgactcacctcctgactccccaaagcctttccaccatctacaaggcacaagtcaggagtgtcatggaatactctccacttgcctggatgagtgcagctccaacaacactcaagaagctcgacaccatccaggacaaagcagcccgcttgattggtaccccatccaccaccctaaacattcactcccttcaccaccggtgcaccgtggctgcagtgtgcaccatccacaggatgcactgcagcaactcgccaaggcttcttcgacagcacctcccaaacccacgacctctaccacctcgaaggacaagagcagcaggcacatgggaacagcaccacctgcacgttcccctccaagtcacacaccatcccgacttggaaatatatcactgttccttcatcgtcactgggtcaaaatcctggaactcccttcctaacagcactttgggagaatcttcaccacacggactttgtgtgtcctggaaaaccacatgtgcaggaagtgccgcctactgctcgagctcaagcttagagtttctgagcttgagggcaACTCGCGTCACAACAGTGCatatgggaagctgagagttttgtggatagcacgtttcaggaggtggtcaccccgcagctacagagagttcaggcagagagggagtgagttaccaccagacagactaggaggaacagacaggcagtgcagggagcagggagctctagctttggatgcccttcttttccccctcgtgggaatgtgtctacactgtactcgaaccaactcctccttaaaggcctcccattgttcaattacttttTTGCCTATCAATttatgattccaatccaccacgGCAAGATGccataactcactgaaattaaccctcctcctGTTAAGTacttttacatttgattgttccttatccttttccataactattctaaatctaatgatattatgatcactgttccccaaatgcttcccCAGTGAACTATGCTCtgtctgccccacttcattccctacaactagatccagcactgttaccTTCCTCGTTCGGcttgaaacacactgttccagaaagttctcaaacacatttcaggaattcctccccctcttcgccctTTACACTGtcatatcccagtctatattgggataattgaagttccccattatcacttctctaaggttcttgcacctttctgtaatttgcctgcaaatttgctcctctatctccttcccatatTTGGTAGCCTATGGTCTACACCCAATAGtgcaatagctcctctattgttccttaattctaaacatATAGATTCTGCcgttgacccctcaactacatcatccctttccagtgctgtaatagtttctttgatcaatactgccccctcctttctttccttccctatctttcctgaataccctgtagccaggaatattaagtacccaatcctccccttcgttgagccaggtctctgttattgccatcaTTTCATAGTTCCACGTGGCAactttgagcctgcagctcaccaaccttatttagtacgctacgtgcatttacacacatgcactctaaattcatcttagactgcctcgaatttgccccctgtctgatccatcctatttctgaactattctttactattTGCTATTTGTGTTAtttgtgctatttgtctctccctgtctactttgcaccttgtttcttctctctaatgtttcatcatggtgcccatcccctgccaaattagtttaaaccctcccccacagcactagttaacctccccatgaggacattggtcccagctctgatgaggtgcaacccgtccatcttgaacagatccctcctggcccagaactggtcccaatgccccaggaatctgaagccctccctcctgcaccatttctccagccatgcattaacctatcttatcctactattccagactcactagcgcatggcactgggagtaatctagagattattacctttgaggtcccgctttttaacttcctcccttgctcctgaaactctgactgcaggacctcaacacttttccttcctatgtcattggttcccacatagaccacgacttctggctgttccccttcccccagtcaaaatgttctgcaccctctcagtgatatcctttcccctggcaccagggaggcaacacatcatgTGGGACTCACATgcagttgcagaaacacctgtctatccccctgactatcaaatcccctacaacaactgcatttctacactttcttgtgACCCCCGTGCAGCCGTGTCTCCCatgtgccgtggatttgctcctgactgcactcccccaaggTGTCAACACGCTCcgatattcaacactgaatactgaTTTGTGAGTGACACACTctcctttctggaacagtgtgtttcaagCCGAACGAGGAAggtaacagtgctggatctagttgtagggaatgaagtggggcagacaGAGCATAGTTCACTGgggaagcatttggggaacagtgatcataatatcattagatttagaatagttatggaaaaggataaggaacaatcaaatgtaaaagtACTTAACaggaggagggttaatttcagtgagttatggCATCTTGCcgtggtggattggaatcataaATTGATAGGCAAaaaagtaattgaacaatgggaggcctttaaggaggagttggttcgagtacagtgtagacacattcccacgagggggaaaagaagggcatccaaagctagagctccctggatgactaaagatatagagattaaaatgaaacagaaaaaggaggcttatgacaagtgtaaggttcataatacagtagagaaccaggctgaatacataaagtacagaggggatctgaaaaagggaatgagagagagtatgagaatagattagaggcTTACATAAgagggaactcaaaagtctttataaacatataaatagcaaaatggtagtcaaaggaaggatggggctgattaggaacaaaaaaggagatcttcttgtggaggcagagggtacggctgaggtaataaatgaatacttcacatccaccttcaccagagaagaggatgctgccaatgtaacaTTAAAGAAGGAGGCAGGAGCGatcttggagaggataaaaatagataacgaggaggtacttgaaagactggcagtgctcaaagtagaaaaatcacccagtccggatgggacgcatcccaggttactgagagaagtaagggtggaaattgcggaagctctagccacaatcttccaatcctccttagatatgggggtggtgccagaggattgggggattgcaaatgttacacccatgttcaaaaaaggggagagggataaacccggcaactacaggccagtcagtctaacatcagtgatgaggaaacttttagaggcaataatccgggccaaaattaattggcacttggaaaagtatgggctaataaatgaaagtaagcacagatttgttaaagggaagtcgtgtttgcctaacttaattgagttctttgataaggtaacggaaagggttgatgagggtagtgcggttgatgttgtgtacatggactttcaaaaggcatttgataaagtaccacataatagacgttagttaaattaaagcccatgggattaaagggacagcggcagcgtggatacaaaattggctaagggacagaaagcagagaatatggtgaatgtttgtttttgagactggagggaagtatacagtggtgttccccaggagtcagtattaggaccactgctctttttgatgagcAGGACTTGGGGATACAgagaataatttcaaaatttgcagatgatacaaaacttgggaatgtagtaaacaatgtggaggatagtaacagaattcaggaggaaatagacagactggtgaaatgggcagacacatggcagatgaaatttaatgcagagaagtgtgaagtgatacattttgatagaaagaatgaggagaggaaatataaactaaatggtacaattttaaagggggtacagagaaacctgggggtataagtgtacaaatctttgaagatggctggacaagttaagaaggctgttaaaaaagcatattggatccttggctttgttaagaggcatggagtacaaaagcaaggaagttatgctaaacctttataaaacactggttaggcctcagctggagtattgcgttcaattctgggcaccacactttaggaaggatgtcaaggccttagagaggaatcagaagagatttactagaatgataccagtgatgagggacttcagttatatggagagactggagaagctggggttgttctccttggagcagaaaaggttaagaggagatttgatagaggtgttcaaaatcatgaacgattttgatagagcaaataaggagaaactatttccagtggcagaagggtcagtaaccagaggacacagatttaaagtgattggcaaaagaaccagaggtgacatgaggaaacgttgttttacgcagagagttgtaatgatctggaatgcactgcctgaaaggttggtgaaagcagattcaataataactttcaaaaacgaataattgaagggaaaacatttatagggctatcggaaaagagcaagggaatgagactgattggatatctcttttcaaaaagccagcacaggcacgatgggccaaatggcctccttctgtgctgtaacatactatgattctatgatactaggaTAAAAGCCTGACCTCTAGTCCTATCATCACAATCTATTTCAAATAATCCATCTAACCGGACTGGacccatcattttaaaaacctcaatcatattCCCTGTAATCCTGTAACTGTAAAGTAATTAACCCTAATTCTTGGGGCCTATCCTCATAGCAAAGAGCTCTAAAATATGATGTCATCCTACTCGccttcctctgcatcctctccagagCTCAGATATCCTTCATCATAAGTTGGGATTAAAACtcttcacaatactccaagagtGGACATACGAGATGTATAGCCTAAATATAGTACTCTTCTATTTGCATTCAACTTATTTTACACCAAGACAACCAAAAACCTGATTTGCTTCCCTTTGCTGGAACAGCTTCAACAAGTGATTGACCACTAGGCCAGGTCTCTTTCCTGCTCTGGTTCTGGTACCCCTGCAGGTATAGACATTCTTGGAGTTTCCTAACCCTATGTGTATGACACTGCATGTGTCCACATTAAATGACATTTGCCACATACAGGCCCATTCACCTAACTTATCTAAATTGGcctgcagccaatgaattactagcCTCCATTTTTGTATCATTCACAAATTTGTGAACGGTTTGATCTAAGATCTCCTCTAGATCATTAATGAAAATGGTGAACAACACTGGTCCCAGTATAGAACCTTAAGGAACTCCATTTGTAACTAGGCCCCAAATAGATCCACTTCTATAATAACAACCTTCTGCTTACATGATTTCATATAATTTGCATCCTATCTACCAGTCAAAAGATCACACTTCATTTAGTCATAGGCCAAGGATGTGATATCTCGTGGTGTAGAGCAGCCGCCAAGCAGATAAATATTAACACAGGATCATTGACCTTATTTAATGCTGCAACATTAACCAAAAATAAAATGCTGCATTAGATGGTGAATACCAAGCAGAAGAACAGTGAAATTTAATCTTCGCTACACACCGGTCCCAGTCTGAAAAGACCCCATCATTAGCTCACCTGGATACAAACATACATGAGTTCCTCCCAAAACCACTTCCGTTtgtgttttccgcgatcttttacgctggtttaaaATTCAATTCACcaaatcaggccccgcccacaaaactggccacggtcCCAGGTCGAAATTGTGAGTTTCCACCGATTCCAATTCAAGAAGGTTCTTCAAATTGGGCTCATTTTCTTCggcacacaggcactagtaggctcGTTTCAAAAGTTttatcatatcaaaaaatatttaatttactaagaaactaactagtgtacaccaatgaaactattaaatggttcagtatagtttgtttaaatcattttcagtgattttaaatcaggttactcacaggtggaggactggacacttattaaaaatgctgatttttactgataaacccattttcagttgtattaataaaactgcaccaggtcaccactcttaaatacatcaatgaatactttttaacggaaagaaaagaaagaaatgatTGCATTCTATTATGCTGCCCAATtgagctggttcatggaagattttacatttgtggttatgcaaattaattttagcggaaacttgaactgtaaccgaaCCAGTGGAATTTCAAGCACATTTTGGGTACAATTTCCCAATTGTGCCCAAAGAGGAAACTCTACCTCTTGGTGTCTGGATGTTGTCTGGTAATCCCCAGTTATCATCTAAAGCACTGCTACTATTCCATAGAAAAGCTCATGATATTAAGCAACCTTTAGAGTCAACTACATAATCATCATAATGCTGTACTTCCAATACATTTAGGGATCATAGATTTTAATGTTAGCTGTGCACTTTCTTGGGACATTTACATCTATGGAAAATAAAGAACAAAACACTGTGGCTATCAACAGAAATTTAGTTGGGGGGCTATCTTCGTTTCATTGAATCCGTCCAACATCTCATGAATTCTTAAGCCCAATATCCCCTGTGTCACTGTCCTTGCGAGAAGAGATGCTGATCCTGGTCGATGAGCTCCTTCGGTTGTAAAGGCTGGAGGACCCTCTCCGAGCCATGTCAGTTAGCTGTTCTTGAAAATTATCTCCCAGAAAGTAATAAAAAAAAGGGTTGATGCAGCTATTTGCAAACCCGAGGCAAACAGTGATTGGCATTGCAGTTTTGATCATAGTGATGGTTTGGCAATCAGTGATGAGCTTCATCTTTGACAATGCATCCATAAAAGTTATGACATGGTAGGGCAACCAGCAGACAAAGAAAGCCAACACGACTGCAATCACCATCCACAGTACCTTGTCTCGTTTGCATTTGTTTTTTCCTAATACTTCCATCCTCATCAGATGATAGGCTACAGAACCACAGCACATGCCTATTGCAGTGAAGGGAATGAAGAAGCCCAAAGTATTTTTCACCAAACACATTGCCGCAGACCAATGATTCGCTTTACTGGGAGGGTAAAGCATTACACACTCTGTGCTTCCTATCGTCTCGATGTAACGGGCACCTCGAAAGTAAATAGTCGGAAAGGTTGCAACCAAAGCCAAAGTCCACCCAAGGATTGTGACACAGCGAGCTTGGCATAAGCTTCTCTTAGTCTGGGATCCATAAGCGTGGAGAATTACTAAATAACGATCAATACTCATGCACATAATGAAAAATACACTGGCATACAAATTCAGAGACACAAAAGAGCTACATATTTTGCACATCAGTGACCCAAAAAGCCAATtgtacccagtagcataatagacTGCCCAAATTGGAAGAGTGGATAAGAAGATCAAGTCAGCAATTGATAAGTTGGTGATGTAGATGTTAATAACAGTTTTGAAATGAACCCGATGGCAAAGGACGGCGATTATCACACTGTTGCCAATGAAGCCCAAGATAAAGATGATACTGTAGGCAGCTGGGATGAAATTGGAAATATACTGGG
Protein-coding sequences here:
- the agtr2 gene encoding type-2 angiotensin II receptor, producing MENITSGNLSSPEMDPLLSSPSSVYNTEITDETSYSRFTMAPLHNVSDQPCHIIVPSQYISNFIPAAYSIIFILGFIGNSVIIAVLCHRVHFKTVINIYITNLSIADLIFLSTLPIWAVYYATGYNWLFGSLMCKICSSFVSLNLYASVFFIMCMSIDRYLVILHAYGSQTKRSLCQARCVTILGWTLALVATFPTIYFRGARYIETIGSTECVMLYPPSKANHWSAAMCLVKNTLGFFIPFTAIGMCCGSVAYHLMRMEVLGKNKCKRDKVLWMVIAVVLAFFVCWLPYHVITFMDALSKMKLITDCQTITMIKTAMPITVCLGFANSCINPFFYYFLGDNFQEQLTDMARRGSSSLYNRRSSSTRISISSRKDSDTGDIGLKNS